One window of the Ammospiza nelsoni isolate bAmmNel1 chromosome 2, bAmmNel1.pri, whole genome shotgun sequence genome contains the following:
- the LOC132069663 gene encoding transforming growth factor beta activator LRRC32-like isoform X2, giving the protein MKLYIIFFLAVVNKGTSNYQLPNGTSCEMANSQAFCHNKDLHQIPHELYPNVNKIDLSGNLIQSIPEMSPSFYASLQCLDLSSNQISFITPGVFAQMKSLLEINLANNHLYELAQNGTEGIGLLPKVEVLDLSHNNLYNGMAEYFIKEAPALQYLSLADNSIIMISQKMFQGSPNLVEIDLQSNIIMEIEEGAFETLASLSKLNLSKNSITCISDFNLRQLEILDLSRNSIETFHTTKSEDEYSLRCLDLSENKLFHFPVFPQVNKLVTLNLSKNLIQLTAESPHNKMDYVKNEWLNASVHFLDQKQSRNKSSLYLSQLVHLDLSYNEIKSIPNGFFESMLSLHTLNLSKNCLQAFAVSYDSALISLTVLDLSYNALQNLLLDAGTLSNLKELYIQNNYLQTLQFDIFSNLPSLRLLNLQSNNISLCSMYSGLAKQRLAGEQSGCVSFVNSPALQYLYLADNMLNVLPAYSFYKTPLIVLDLSMNPGLKIELKALSGLEKSLECLYLYGNSLVDLNIDLPCFSHLKHLNLSENQLNWLPKWGSDSSLEVLDLRNNRFSTLQNSNILALENSLKNLYLTGNPLSCCGNIWLSSMIQNKNVQIPNVEHLTCQHTQNFRYQDEMHIKNIRPEDCEKEDLKKINFLTILTLVLVLSVIIIGVGSFFCFRRQNFTHHFKA; this is encoded by the exons ATGAAACTGTACATCATCTTCTTCCTGGCAGTGGTGAACAAAGGAACCTCTAACTACCAACTACCCAACGGGACATCCTGTGAAATG GCAAACTCTCAGGCATTTTGCCACAACAAAGACCTCCACCAAATCCCTCATGAACTCTATCCAAATGTAAACAAAATAGATCTGTCGGGAAATCTGATTCAAAGCATTCCTGAAATGTCACCATCATTTTACGCTTCCCTTCAGTGCCTGGATTTAAGCTCTAACCAGATAAGTTTCATCACGCCTGGAGTCTTCGCACAGATGAAGAGTTTGCTGGAAATAAATTTAGCCAACAATCACTTATATGAGCTTGCTCAAAATGGCACAGAGGGGATTGGACTCTTACCCAAGGTGGAAGTACTGGACTTGTCCCACAACAATCTGTACAATGGGATGGCTGAGTATTTCATTAAAGaagctccagcactgcagtaTCTTTCCTTGGCAGACAACAGTATTATAATGATTTCACAAAAGATGTTTCAGGGATCTCCCAATCTTGTGGAGATAGATCTTCAGAGCAACATCATCATGGAAATAGAAGAAGGTGCTTTTGAGACTCTAGCGAGCCTGTCCAAACTGAATCTCTCAAAGAATTCAATTACTTGCATCTCTGATTTTAACCTCAGGCAGCTGGAGATACTTGACCTCAGCAGGAACAGCATTGAGACCTTCCACACCACCAAATCAGAAGATGAATATAGCTTAAGGTGTTTGGATCTGAGCGAAAACAAACTGTTTCATTTCCCAGTGTTCCCTCAGGTAAATAAGCTGGTAACTCTGAATTTATCAAAGAATTTAATCCAGCTCACTGCTGAATCCCCTCATAATAAAATGGACTATGTGAAAAATGAATGGCTAAATGCTTCTGTCCATTTTCTTGACCAGAAGCAAAGTAGAAACAAAAGTTCTCTTTATTTATCACAGCTTGTACATTTAGACTTAAGTTATAATGAAATCAAATCCATTCCAAATGGGTTCTTTGAGTCAATGTTGTCCCTTCACACCCTTAATCTCAGCAAAAACTGTCTTCAGGCATTTGCAGTAAGTTATGACAGTGCACTGATCTCTTTAACTGTCCTTGACTTGAGCTACAATGCTTTGCAGAACCTTCTCCTTGATGCTGGTACATTGTCAAATTTGAAGGAGCTCTATATTCAAAACAACTATCTTCAAACACTGCAGTTTGACATCTTCTCAAATCTTCCTAGCCTTAGACTGCTTAACCTACAAAGCAATAACATCAGCCTTTGCAGCATGTACTCAGGATTGGCTAAGCAAAGACTTGCTGGAGAGCAAAGTGGTTGTGTGTCGTTTGTCAATTCTCCCGCTCTTCAGTACTTGTACCTAGCTGACAACATGCTGAACGTCCTACCAGCATACAGCTTCTACAAGACTCCTCTGATTGTCTTGGACCTCTCCATGAACCCTGGGCTGAAAATAGAACTTAAAGCATTATCAGGTCTGGAAAAGTCTCTGGAATGTTTGTATTTATATGGTAATAGCCTGGTAGATTTAAATATTGACTTGCCTTGTTTCAGTCACCTTAAACATTTGAACCTCTCTGAAAATCAGCTGAACTGGCTGCCTAAGTGGGGTAGTGACTCCTCACTAGAAGTTCTGGACCTACGGAACAACAGGTTCAGTACATTGCAGAACAGCAATATTTTAGCATTAGAAAATTCACTAAAAAACTTGTATCTCACCGGGAACCcactcagctgctgtggaaacaTCTGGCTTTCATCCATGATCCAGAACAAAAATGTCCAGATCCCCAACGTGGAGCATTTAACGTGCCAGCACACTCAGAATTTCAGGTACCAGGATGAAATGCACATCAAGAACATTAGACCAGAAGATTGTGAAAAAGAGGATCTGAAGAAAATCAACTTCCTTACTATATTAACACT
- the LOC132069663 gene encoding transforming growth factor beta activator LRRC32-like isoform X1, with translation MQETLETRAMKLYIIFFLAVVNKGTSNYQLPNGTSCEMANSQAFCHNKDLHQIPHELYPNVNKIDLSGNLIQSIPEMSPSFYASLQCLDLSSNQISFITPGVFAQMKSLLEINLANNHLYELAQNGTEGIGLLPKVEVLDLSHNNLYNGMAEYFIKEAPALQYLSLADNSIIMISQKMFQGSPNLVEIDLQSNIIMEIEEGAFETLASLSKLNLSKNSITCISDFNLRQLEILDLSRNSIETFHTTKSEDEYSLRCLDLSENKLFHFPVFPQVNKLVTLNLSKNLIQLTAESPHNKMDYVKNEWLNASVHFLDQKQSRNKSSLYLSQLVHLDLSYNEIKSIPNGFFESMLSLHTLNLSKNCLQAFAVSYDSALISLTVLDLSYNALQNLLLDAGTLSNLKELYIQNNYLQTLQFDIFSNLPSLRLLNLQSNNISLCSMYSGLAKQRLAGEQSGCVSFVNSPALQYLYLADNMLNVLPAYSFYKTPLIVLDLSMNPGLKIELKALSGLEKSLECLYLYGNSLVDLNIDLPCFSHLKHLNLSENQLNWLPKWGSDSSLEVLDLRNNRFSTLQNSNILALENSLKNLYLTGNPLSCCGNIWLSSMIQNKNVQIPNVEHLTCQHTQNFRYQDEMHIKNIRPEDCEKEDLKKINFLTILTLVLVLSVIIIGVGSFFCFRRQNFTHHFKA, from the exons ATGCAAGAAACCCTTGAAACAAG AGCCATGAAACTGTACATCATCTTCTTCCTGGCAGTGGTGAACAAAGGAACCTCTAACTACCAACTACCCAACGGGACATCCTGTGAAATG GCAAACTCTCAGGCATTTTGCCACAACAAAGACCTCCACCAAATCCCTCATGAACTCTATCCAAATGTAAACAAAATAGATCTGTCGGGAAATCTGATTCAAAGCATTCCTGAAATGTCACCATCATTTTACGCTTCCCTTCAGTGCCTGGATTTAAGCTCTAACCAGATAAGTTTCATCACGCCTGGAGTCTTCGCACAGATGAAGAGTTTGCTGGAAATAAATTTAGCCAACAATCACTTATATGAGCTTGCTCAAAATGGCACAGAGGGGATTGGACTCTTACCCAAGGTGGAAGTACTGGACTTGTCCCACAACAATCTGTACAATGGGATGGCTGAGTATTTCATTAAAGaagctccagcactgcagtaTCTTTCCTTGGCAGACAACAGTATTATAATGATTTCACAAAAGATGTTTCAGGGATCTCCCAATCTTGTGGAGATAGATCTTCAGAGCAACATCATCATGGAAATAGAAGAAGGTGCTTTTGAGACTCTAGCGAGCCTGTCCAAACTGAATCTCTCAAAGAATTCAATTACTTGCATCTCTGATTTTAACCTCAGGCAGCTGGAGATACTTGACCTCAGCAGGAACAGCATTGAGACCTTCCACACCACCAAATCAGAAGATGAATATAGCTTAAGGTGTTTGGATCTGAGCGAAAACAAACTGTTTCATTTCCCAGTGTTCCCTCAGGTAAATAAGCTGGTAACTCTGAATTTATCAAAGAATTTAATCCAGCTCACTGCTGAATCCCCTCATAATAAAATGGACTATGTGAAAAATGAATGGCTAAATGCTTCTGTCCATTTTCTTGACCAGAAGCAAAGTAGAAACAAAAGTTCTCTTTATTTATCACAGCTTGTACATTTAGACTTAAGTTATAATGAAATCAAATCCATTCCAAATGGGTTCTTTGAGTCAATGTTGTCCCTTCACACCCTTAATCTCAGCAAAAACTGTCTTCAGGCATTTGCAGTAAGTTATGACAGTGCACTGATCTCTTTAACTGTCCTTGACTTGAGCTACAATGCTTTGCAGAACCTTCTCCTTGATGCTGGTACATTGTCAAATTTGAAGGAGCTCTATATTCAAAACAACTATCTTCAAACACTGCAGTTTGACATCTTCTCAAATCTTCCTAGCCTTAGACTGCTTAACCTACAAAGCAATAACATCAGCCTTTGCAGCATGTACTCAGGATTGGCTAAGCAAAGACTTGCTGGAGAGCAAAGTGGTTGTGTGTCGTTTGTCAATTCTCCCGCTCTTCAGTACTTGTACCTAGCTGACAACATGCTGAACGTCCTACCAGCATACAGCTTCTACAAGACTCCTCTGATTGTCTTGGACCTCTCCATGAACCCTGGGCTGAAAATAGAACTTAAAGCATTATCAGGTCTGGAAAAGTCTCTGGAATGTTTGTATTTATATGGTAATAGCCTGGTAGATTTAAATATTGACTTGCCTTGTTTCAGTCACCTTAAACATTTGAACCTCTCTGAAAATCAGCTGAACTGGCTGCCTAAGTGGGGTAGTGACTCCTCACTAGAAGTTCTGGACCTACGGAACAACAGGTTCAGTACATTGCAGAACAGCAATATTTTAGCATTAGAAAATTCACTAAAAAACTTGTATCTCACCGGGAACCcactcagctgctgtggaaacaTCTGGCTTTCATCCATGATCCAGAACAAAAATGTCCAGATCCCCAACGTGGAGCATTTAACGTGCCAGCACACTCAGAATTTCAGGTACCAGGATGAAATGCACATCAAGAACATTAGACCAGAAGATTGTGAAAAAGAGGATCTGAAGAAAATCAACTTCCTTACTATATTAACACT